The following is a genomic window from Amycolatopsis sp. BJA-103.
AACCGGATGCGATGGTCGCCGGCGAGCTGCGCGATGATGCCGGCGTAATGCCCGACTTGCCCGGCGATACCGGCAGTGCTCACGCATGTGCTGAGGCAGAGCTCGGTGAGCTTGTCCGGGAACAGGGCAGCTCCAATGACTAGTAGGCGCCGGTCGCATTTCGCTACGCTCAGGCGGGGAGTAACCGAGTGCCTACCAGGGGTGGGGTCGTGGATCTGGTCGCGAAAGTGGAAGGCCCGGAAGCGGGCGACGAGCTGCGGTCGCTGCACGAGTGGCTGGGGGAAAATGAGGAGTTGCGCGGCCGGGTCAGGCTCAGCGAACGGCCACCGGAGCCAGGGACCCTGGGGCCAGTGCTGGACGCGCTGGTAGTGGCGCTAGGCCCGGCCGGGGCGGCGACCGCGATCGCCGCCACAGTGCTCGGCTGGTTGCGGACACGGCGTAGCGAAGTCCGGGTCAAGCTGACGCTGCCCGGCCGGCGAACGATGGAGATCATCGCGAAGAACGTTGCCGATCTTGACGCGGCGGCACTGCAGCAGCAACTGGGGCAGGTCGTCGCGATGCTGGAGCCGGACAAGCAACCGCCCAGCGACCAGTGACCGGTCTATCCGGCGAGGGCGCAAGGGTCGTACTGATCGCCACCGCCACCCATCAAGGTCCCACCCTGTCCTCGGTCCCGTCTGTGGCCCGTACCTTCACCGCGCTTCGGAGCGTGCTCCAGGAACGGTGTGGGGTGGATGCCAGCCGTGTCCGCGCGGTCCTCGATCCGCCGGACGCGCAGACCATGGCGCTGGCCATCACCGAGGAGGCGCAGCGGGCGGAGTCCGCGCTGCTGGTCTGGTTCGTCGGGCACGGTCTGCTCGGGCCGGGCAACGAGCTGTACCTGGCCGCCAGCGGCACCGACCGCCTGGTGCCCGGCCTGGCCGAGCACCAGGCACTGTCCTTCGCCACCCTGCGCCAAGCACTAGGCGCCAGCCGGGCAGCATCGGTAGTGGTTGTGCTCGACTGCTGCTTTTCCGGGCGGGCGGCGCTGGGCAATGGGCCCGCGGTGCCCGCCTTCACCATGGCGCCCGCGCACGGGATGTACCTCATCGGGTCCGCCGAGCA
Proteins encoded in this region:
- a CDS encoding effector-associated constant component EACC1 — its product is MPTRGGVVDLVAKVEGPEAGDELRSLHEWLGENEELRGRVRLSERPPEPGTLGPVLDALVVALGPAGAATAIAATVLGWLRTRRSEVRVKLTLPGRRTMEIIAKNVADLDAAALQQQLGQVVAMLEPDKQPPSDQ